The following nucleotide sequence is from Salvia miltiorrhiza cultivar Shanhuang (shh) chromosome 7, IMPLAD_Smil_shh, whole genome shotgun sequence.
TCATTCTGAAAATCAGTTGCATGATGCAATCGATTGTACATGAGAATTTGtgtttataatataaaaatagccattttaaattatgttgacATCTTGGCCTTATTAATTTGCTCTTGTAAACAATCACAAATAAGGGATAAGGCGGTTTGGGCTCGACAGCCCGATGACCCAATAGAGTTGGATTGGGCTGAACATTTCATGATCCTATAAAATTCACACTTTTAGCCCAATGGGCTCAACCGCTCAAGGTGGCCCGGCCCATAACTTTAACCTCTCTAGTTGTGAGttaaaatgaagaaaacatGAGTGATAGTAGTTGATAGCAAAACTAATGCATTTATCAATTTGTATGAAAAATCTCAGATGGTAAAATACTTGGTGCAAATCACTAAATTAGACAAGGAAGCCACAAATTTGATGGGCAAAACAGCTTTGGATATCTTAAAGGAGAGCCCTAAAGACCCAACCACCTATTCCGACATGAGAAGAATCTTGAACAGCTTGTCCGATCACTCGACGCTGCTGGGGATCCTCCCCAAGATGACCGACATcacgatggtggtggtggtcctCATCGCCACCATGGCGTTCCAGGCCGCCGTCAGCCCCCCCGGCGGCGTGTGGCAGGACGACACGCCGTCGCACAGAGCCGGCCAAGCCGTGATGGCGTCGACGCATCCCAAGATGTACAAGCACTTCGTCAACGCCAACACCACGGCTTTCGTCTCGTCTCTCGTCACCATCATGCTCATCACCACGGGCCTGCCGCTGGAGCAGTTCTTCTTCCTGGCGGTGGCCACGACGGCGATGTGGCTGTCGCTGACGTCGCTCGGGGTGGGGTATGGGGCTTCGTTGATCATGACGACGCCCAAGGAGGAGCAGTCGCTTGGGTATATTGTGGCGGCGGTGGTGTCGGTGTTCCTCAGCTTCCTTCTGTTGCTTCTTCTCTACCTTTCCGTCAACGGCCTCCGCTCGTCGTGGCGGAGAAGATCGGCCGACCGGTCGTTCTGATTCTTATGGATACAAGATTTGTGAAATATAAATTGGGATGAATTCTCTATGAAACACGATGAATTCtctaagtactccctccgtccgtgaattcaaggcctacatgaaaaaatacgggttttaagaaaaatagtatttttattagttgagtgaagaaagggtcccacaaaatatattgtttattggttgagtggagaaagggattgtttattagttgagtggagaaaaattgcattgtttattgggacccactaattaaaatatgaataaaacttattaaaaatagataggccttgagttgatGGACGaactaaaaaggaaagtaggccttgaattagtagacgaagggagtaatagaatttaaagaaaatgtTGCTA
It contains:
- the LOC130995180 gene encoding ankyrin repeat-containing protein At5g02620-like, whose protein sequence is MAAAEKKLYDAATKGDLATLQQLLRQDPHLLDAVSFPYSRNLLHIAITHGQVRIAEEVLKMNPRLARILDSQKLSPLHIAVEEGRLEMVKRLLVVAPETCWWRDGHDMNPVHVAAMDGNVEILEELLQQDLFPAMERLRRGQTVLHLCVKHRQLRALKVLVQKLGELVCARDDDGETLLHLAVRCNQLEMVKYLVQITKLDKEATNLMGKTALDILKESPKDPTTYSDMRRILNSLSDHSTLLGILPKMTDITMVVVVLIATMAFQAAVSPPGGVWQDDTPSHRAGQAVMASTHPKMYKHFVNANTTAFVSSLVTIMLITTGLPLEQFFFLAVATTAMWLSLTSLGVGYGASLIMTTPKEEQSLGYIVAAVVSVFLSFLLLLLLYLSVNGLRSSWRRRSADRSF